The Prosthecobacter fusiformis sequence GAAAACGCACTGCCTCCCCTGCTGCTGCGCGGGTGATGCCGTCCTTCAGGCGCTCCTGTGCCGCCTCGGAATGACGCCACCAGGAACACTGCCAAAAGGGGCGGCCCACCTCCTGAGCGGCCACGGTGCCAGCGGCATCCAGGGAGGATTGATTCGTCTCCAGCAGCACCCCTTCAGGAGAGGTAAGCCCGATGAACTGAAAGGTGCTGTTAAAGATGCCTCTGAAGCGGCGCTCCCGCTCCGCCAGGTTTTTAGCGATGCGTTTATCCGACCTGGCCTTTTGCCGTTCAAACCTGACGACCGACTGCGCGTGAATCAGGATGACGAATACCATGATCACAGCGATGAGGGTGCTATAAACAGCGGCGCCAAATTCCGTGCTGAAGCCCCAATGATGCTGGGCCCAAATACGCAGCAGGCCAAAAAAAGACGTTAAGAAAAGGGCCAGGGGAAGCAGCTGCCTGACCAGCTTTCCGGCATGGTTCTGAGCCATCAAGATCCTGACCAGCCCCTCACGGGGTCTCAACATGACCAGCCCGGCACAAAGCGTGAGCGTTCCCACGACTGAGGGTAGAGAAATCTGGCCAAAGATCCGGTTAGGCTCGGTCGGTCTGTCACCATAGACAAGGCTCAGCAAGGCCAGCCATGCCAAGGTAAATGCCAGCGCCAGGCACGCGCTGAAAATTTTCAGCAGGAGAGAACTGCGGGCCGAGAGTAAAACCAAACCAAAGAGAAGGAAACATAATCCTGTGCCACGAGTGGGAACAAGCCCCCAAAAACCTGCCTCAGCAGGCATCCGAAAGGTGGCATTTACCTGAGCCAGTAAAATGCCGCCCCCGAGCACTAGGACTCCAAATGCCAGAATGCCGGCAACAAGGCCCAGGCCCCTACGCCAAGGGCGATAGGCCCGCCAACGACTGGCTGCCGAAAAGAGCATCGCAAAGCCTGTCAGCAACATCCCCAGGGCGGTCATGGCCTTTGTCGTCGTCTGGCCTGCCCCCCAGTCTAAGAGAATGGGCCAGTCAAAAGCCCACCCCGCCAAAACAGAGAGACTGAGGCAAGTAATCAGCGCAAAGCATGCCAAGACGAAGCAGCGGGCAAGCCAGAGCGTGCGCACAAAAGGCCGGTGGGCTGGAAGTCTCATTTTTATAATTATTAGAACTTTGCCTGCGTTTAGCTGAACAAACAACCTCCAGGGCAGTCCCCCATGACAAAAAATCGCAGTCGTTTTTCCTCACATTTACGAACCTTTGGGCGTTTAGAAAACCTTCTAACTACTTTAAACTGGTCTCTTTTATCACTGCCATGCCCACAACCCTTCTCACCGCCGATGAATTGCAAGCCCTGCGTTTGCAGAAGCCTGAGCTCATCATTCTGGATGTCCGCCTGCAAGAGGACCATGAGCGGCGCGCCATCGCAGGCTCCGTGAACAACTGTGTCTATGAAGTGGCATTTCCAGAACGGCTGCCCTCCCTCATCCCGGCTCTGGACACTCCCGTCTGCGTTTATGGTGAATCCGGGGCCAGCCATGAAGCACGGGTGGCGGAAGAGAAGCTGGTACGCGCCGGATACACCCAGGTGCACCGCCTAAACGGCTGCCTGGCGGGATGGTGTGCGGCGGGCCTGCCTGAGCAGGGCACTGGAGCCGCACCAGAGGTACCGGCACTGCCTTCGGGCCACCTAACCATGGATGTCAACGAAAGCCGCGCTGAGTGGCTGGGACGGAATCTTTTAAACAAGCACTGGGGACGGGTGCCCATCACCGCTGGCTATCTGGATGTGGAAAAAGGGGAGATCCAGGGGGGTGAATTTGTGCTCTCGATCGCTGACATCACCTGCGATGATCTGGCGGGGAATCCCTATCATGATGTCCTCATCGCCCACCTGCGCAGTGACGATTTTTTTGATACGGTCCTTTATCCTGAGGCCCGGCTAAAGCTGACCCGTGCCACCCGCATCCCAGATGCGGCTCCCGGCACCCAAAATCTCCAGGTGGAGGCGGATCTGACGCTGCGCGGCATCACTGCCCCCATCACCTTCAGCCTTTCCGCAGGCATGGATGATAAAGGACGCTGTGCTGCCCAGGCAGCATTTAACATCGACCGTACAAGGTGGGGTGTGCTGTATGGCTCCGGCAGCTTTTTCCATCGTCTAGCAGGTCATCTCGTCAATGATTTGATTGAGCTGCAAGTCCGCATCGTTATGGAAGCGGCATGAGATCCTGGGTATCGCTTCCGCTGATCATTGTCCTCTCCGGCAGCTTGGGGTCTTGCGCCATCGCCCCCGCCAAGGTGGAGCGGGCGATACGCTCACCTTTGATCAGCCTGCGGCCTCAGGAGACGGCCAGTCTTCATGAACTGCTAACTACGGCCCTGACGGAAGATCCAGCCTCCGCCAAGAGCAGCCGGGCCCTGGGGCAGTTCGTGGAGAGGTGGAAGCGTGAAAACCAGCCCGCGCAGGGAGAAGTGAAGGAGGAGGGGCTACCGTCCTATAGGGTCCGCTTTGAAGGCAGCCCTGCGGCCCCAGAGCCGTTGGACTACTTTGATGAGATCCATGCGGCCTCCAGTTTTAAGGTCAAACGTATCCGCCACCATCAGCGCACTGGCATCGGCGCACCACTGCTGGCACTGCGGGAAAACCGCCATCGTGAGCGCGTGGAAAAATACTTTCCGCCCGAGGTCATCAGCCGTCCCATGACAGCCACGCTGGAGGCAGGAGCGGTTAGGCAGGGCACCCGCAGTGTCCGCATCCGCCTGCTCTGTTCACTGCAAAACGAGACCGTAGTTCACCAGGGGAAGTCGCAGCCCTTGGCGGCTGATTTTTCCATGCCGTGGGCCTCGGCGCTCTCACGTGCAGGCAGGCTTCAGCAGTCCGCCATCCTGGACATGCTGACGCGCACCCCCCGGCGGCAGCCACAGCTATACCTGATGGAGCCGTATGATCCTGAAAAGGAGCCGCTCATCATGATCCATGGACTGCTTTCCACGCCGCTGGCCTGGGCGCAGATCAGCAATGACCTCTGGGGGGATGAGACCGTGCGCCGCCGCTACCAGATCTGGCATTATCTTTACAATACCTCCGCCCCGGCGCTCTACTCCGCACGTATTCTGCGGGGCCAGCTTCGTGAATTACGCTTTTTGTTAGACCCCGAAGGGGATGATCCCGCCAGCCAGAAGGCCACGCTGCTGACTCACAGCATGGGCGGGCTCATCGGCAAGGGCCTCGTCGTCACCCCAGGGGATGCTTTTTGGAAAGCGGCCTTCAAGGTGCCACCGGAGGAATTGAAGCTCACCGCCGAAGACCGCACCGTGCTCAACGATGCCTTTAACTGGCAGGGTGACCGCAGCATCCGCCGCATCCTCTTCATCTGCACACCGCACCGGGGGAGTGCCTTTGCGGACAATCCGGCAGGGCGCATCGGGAGCTGGCTAACGAGGCCGCCCAGCCAGTTTCAGGATTTTTTTAAACGGGTCTCAGCGGAGAATCCCGATGTTTTTACCCCCGCCTACACCGCCCTGGGACAAGGCCGGCTGGACAGCGTGAGCGCCCTATCCCCACGCCAGCCCACCCTGCGCATCCTGGCCGGGCTACCCATCCCAAAAAGAGTGAAAACCCATAGCATCATCGGCAACCGTGGCCGTGACGGCCCGCTGGAGAATAGCAGTGACGGCATTGTCCCCTATGCTAGCAGCCACCTGGACGGTGCGGATTCAGAACTCGTCGTCCCCACCGGTCATGGTGCCTTCCACCACCCGGCAGCCATGGCTGAGATCCTGCGGGTTTTGAGACTGCCCTGAGGGCAAAGAATCATACACAATTCAGATTATCTTCCTTGACACTTTGCAACACAAAGCCAATTACTTTGTGCAACAAAGCAATGAGCAACGCCGCCCATATCCACCAAAACCTAAAGTTGCTGATCAAAGGAGATCCAGTGACGCTGGCGGGGTGGTTGAGGCAGGAGTCCATGTGGAAAAATCTGGTTCCGATGATAGTCGGCATCGTCATGGGTTGTGCGGCTTATGGGTTTGCCATCGGTCTATGGCGGGCACCGCTGCAAGGACTTTTTGTTGCCGTGAAGATGCCCTGCCTCATCTTTCTGACACTGATGGTCAATGGCCTGATCAATGGAATGTTAGGCTTATTGTTAGGCTCGGGCATGTCCTTCCGCCAGACGCTGATGGCCTGTTTGATGAGCTTCGCCACCTTCAGTCTCATCGTGGGATCCCTCAGCCCGATTGCCATGGCCGTGGTGCTGGATGCGCCCCGCCCCGGAGAGGCTGGGGCCGATGACTGGTACCGTGCCATTCTGCTCACCCACACGGCCATCATCGCCTTTGCCGGGGTGGTGGCCAATCACAAGCTGCTGCGGCTCATCCAGGTTTTTTCAGGCAGCAGGAGCACAGGGTGGAGGACGCTGCTGGCCTGGCTGGCGGGCAATCTGTTTGTCGGTGCCCAGTTATCCTACAACTTCCGGCCATTCTTCGGCAATCCCGCGCTGCCCATCCAGTTTCTACGGCCCAATCCCTTCGACGGTAGCTTCTATGAATCCGTCTGGAGCCTGAGTCGTGCTTCTCTACCCAGCACGCTAGACCGGCTGGATGCAATCCCCTTCCTGATGCTGTTTGTAGGCCTTTTTATATTCATTGCGGGCCGCTTTTACAAACCCACAGGAACAAAACACTAACTCAGATAGCCCCATGAATACCGAAAACACCCCGCCCCCGCTGCCCACCGCCAGCAATATGACAAACAACATGATTGTGGAACCTATGAGCGGACCGGTCACACTCATCAATGTCATCGAAAATCTGTTAAAACATCCGGGACGGCTCCTTCATGAATGCCGGAAAGGGCAGCTAAAAGTTCCGCTGCTACTCTTCCTGAGCACCCTCATTTCATTCAGTGTTTTTGGTCTTTTACTGGGCAGTTTTTCCGGTGGCACCCAGCTTTGGGCCTCCCCTTTAAAAGTGACACTGGGCATTACCGCTGCGGTACTTATCTGCCTGCCTAGTCTTTACATCTTCAGTGCTTTGGATGGGCTGGAAGCGCGGCTGGGGCAGATCGTTGTGCTGATCCTTACAGCAGTCGCGCTGGCCGGGCTGCTGCTGCTGGGCTTTGCTCCGGTGATCTGGGTTTTCAGCACCTCCACGAACTCCCTCGCCTTTATGGGATTTTTAGCGCTTATTTTTTGGGTTATCGGTTTGTATTTTGGCTCGCGCCTTCTGCTCCAGGCGGCCCAAAGCCAGGGCATGCAATCCAGTGCTTACCTTAAAACGTGGCTAGGAATCTTCGTTATTGTCACCCTCCAGATGTCCACTTCCCTCCGGCCTTTGCTGGGCACAGCGGAGACACTTCTGCCCAAGGAGAAAAGATTTTTCATCCATCATTGGTTTGGGAACCTGACTGCGGATATGTCCAGGACTCGTTGATTTTGAAGAAGATAAAAAAAGGTCATAAAATGACACGCTAACGCATCTCTCGGGGGTAAGAGAGCGTTATCGAATTGCTGAAATTTCTCCCGCCTGAGTGAATTCTCCTAAAATCCGGTTTGGACAAGGAACAAAAGTGCGAGAAGTCTGGTCCCGAATTTACACCGCTCGCCAGTGACCGTCCCCCCGCACCCGTCCTCCCCTTTGCCAGCGGTCGATTCCCCGCTGCCTTTGGCTGAGCGCATCTGCAACGGTGTGGTCATCACGGCCACACTGGTGCCGGTGGCGGTTGCAGGCAGCAATCTGGCCCTGTGGTGTATTCCCGCGCTCCAGTTCATCGCTGGTTGGCCAGGGATGATGGTGATGCGGGTCAATACCTGCGTGGCTATCCTATCGGCTGCGTTTTCACTGCTCCTGTGGCATTTGGCCAAAAGTCGCGGCCCGGCCTGCTGGCAGAGATGGATGGCTCCTTTTTGTGGCGCAGTGGCGGCGGCCATCGGCTGCCTGACTTCGCTGGAATACCTGATGCACTCCGACCTGGGCATCGACACCCTGCTTGGCCCTGCCACCTTTCCCCAAGATCATGCCAATGCCTTCGTGAGCGCCCCAGGCCGGATGAGCCTCAATGCCTCCCTTTCCCTGTTCTTTTTGGGTCTTGCGCTGTGGGGGCTGGACTGGAAAGTCCGCATCTTTAATTTCCGTGGTATTTTCACCGCGCCCATCCTGGCCGTCACCTCCGCCCTCCCGGCCTTTTTTGCCCTGGTCGGCTATGTCTCCGGCACAGGCAATTTCACCGGGCTTTTAAAATCCACCAACATCCTGCTGCACACCGCCCTGAGCCTGATGCTGGTGGCCTTGGGTGTGATGGCCATTCGCAATGACCGCCATCCTGTGCGGCGCATCCTTTCCCAAAGTGCGGGCGGCATGCTGCTGCGCTGGATGCTGCCTGGGTCCACTGCCTCCCTCATCATCCTGGCCTGGATGGTCGGCCGGGGACGTGGCAGCGGACTCATCGCCCCTGGAGAAGGCCGGGCGCTCATGCTCTTTGGCGGTCTCATTCTTTTTTACACCCTCATCATCGCTGTCAGCAGGGCGGTGGACGATGAGGAAACCAAGGCCCGGCTGGCCAAATCCGCCCTCCGTGATGAGGAGCAACGCAGCCAGTCCATCCTCAAAACTTCCCTGGATGGCGTGCTGCTGATGGATGTGGAAGGCCGTATCGTGGACTGGAATCTGGCGGCAGAGCAGATTTTCGGCTGGAAGCGTGAGGAAATGCTCGGCCGCGTCCTGGCAGACTACATTATCCCAGAACGGATGCGTGCGAGCCACACCCATGCACTGCAAACATACCTGGAGACTGGGGTGGGACCTATCCTGGGCCAGCGGCTGGAGCTACCCGCCCTGCGTAGAGACGGCAGCGAATTTCCCGCGGAACTCAGCATCA is a genomic window containing:
- a CDS encoding esterase/lipase family protein; this encodes MRSWVSLPLIIVLSGSLGSCAIAPAKVERAIRSPLISLRPQETASLHELLTTALTEDPASAKSSRALGQFVERWKRENQPAQGEVKEEGLPSYRVRFEGSPAAPEPLDYFDEIHAASSFKVKRIRHHQRTGIGAPLLALRENRHRERVEKYFPPEVISRPMTATLEAGAVRQGTRSVRIRLLCSLQNETVVHQGKSQPLAADFSMPWASALSRAGRLQQSAILDMLTRTPRRQPQLYLMEPYDPEKEPLIMIHGLLSTPLAWAQISNDLWGDETVRRRYQIWHYLYNTSAPALYSARILRGQLRELRFLLDPEGDDPASQKATLLTHSMGGLIGKGLVVTPGDAFWKAAFKVPPEELKLTAEDRTVLNDAFNWQGDRSIRRILFICTPHRGSAFADNPAGRIGSWLTRPPSQFQDFFKRVSAENPDVFTPAYTALGQGRLDSVSALSPRQPTLRILAGLPIPKRVKTHSIIGNRGRDGPLENSSDGIVPYASSHLDGADSELVVPTGHGAFHHPAAMAEILRVLRLP
- a CDS encoding YceI family protein; the encoded protein is MPTTLLTADELQALRLQKPELIILDVRLQEDHERRAIAGSVNNCVYEVAFPERLPSLIPALDTPVCVYGESGASHEARVAEEKLVRAGYTQVHRLNGCLAGWCAAGLPEQGTGAAPEVPALPSGHLTMDVNESRAEWLGRNLLNKHWGRVPITAGYLDVEKGEIQGGEFVLSIADITCDDLAGNPYHDVLIAHLRSDDFFDTVLYPEARLKLTRATRIPDAAPGTQNLQVEADLTLRGITAPITFSLSAGMDDKGRCAAQAAFNIDRTRWGVLYGSGSFFHRLAGHLVNDLIELQVRIVMEAA